A region from the Spirochaeta thermophila DSM 6192 genome encodes:
- a CDS encoding ParA family protein, which produces MGYTFRMVVVFANQKGGVGKTTTAVNLGAYLAEMGKRVLLVDFDPQANLSSSVGARGKLPTIYEVLRGDAEISRAIHATPVDRLEVIPSTIHLTGANVELVDVEGREFLLKKALSEVKASYDYVFIDSPPSLGVLTVNGLVAAETVYIPLQCEYFALEGLSLLLSTVDRVRQRFNPSLTIGGIIFTMFDSRTRLAHEVVENVVGHFGRKVFRTIIPRNVRLSEAPSHGLPINLYDPGSIGAKSYKKLAEEVLSRG; this is translated from the coding sequence GGTGGAGTGGGAAAGACCACAACTGCGGTGAACCTCGGAGCCTATCTCGCCGAGATGGGAAAGCGGGTGCTCCTCGTGGACTTCGATCCCCAGGCGAATCTCTCGAGCAGTGTGGGGGCCCGGGGAAAGCTCCCCACCATCTACGAGGTGCTGAGGGGAGATGCGGAGATCTCCCGGGCGATCCATGCGACGCCGGTGGATCGTCTCGAGGTGATCCCCTCCACCATCCACCTCACCGGAGCGAATGTGGAATTGGTCGATGTGGAGGGGAGGGAGTTCCTGTTGAAGAAGGCCCTTTCCGAGGTGAAGGCTTCGTATGACTATGTGTTCATAGACTCTCCTCCCTCTCTGGGGGTGCTCACCGTGAACGGGCTCGTGGCGGCGGAGACGGTCTACATTCCGCTCCAGTGCGAGTACTTCGCCCTCGAGGGGCTTTCTCTCCTCCTCTCCACGGTGGATCGGGTGAGACAGCGCTTCAATCCCTCTCTCACGATAGGTGGTATCATCTTCACCATGTTCGATTCGCGTACCAGGCTCGCACATGAGGTGGTGGAGAATGTGGTGGGCCATTTCGGGCGCAAGGTGTTCAGGACGATCATTCCGCGCAACGTGCGTCTGTCCGAGGCGCCCTCGCATGGGCTTCCCATAAATCTCTATGATCCGGGGAGCATCGGGGCGAAGAGCTACAAGAAACTCGCAGAGGAGGTGCTGTCCCGTGGCTAA